Proteins from a genomic interval of Vreelandella profundi:
- a CDS encoding ABC transporter permease has product MSDVNWRLAMRSLKRDLRAADVRALFIALVLAVAASTMIAFFLDRLERGLERQASQMLGGDLVLEQRDPFSEELRANLENAGFALSDQVDLVSMISRGDRFQPASLKAVDDAYPHYGVSHVDFGDGTEEVASGPAPGEAWADPRLMQLVEIQLGDQVQVGQTELIVTGIVEREADQSAGFSNFNPRLMMNTADVEATGLIQPGSRIEFEILAAGSPAALEQVQGLLAELRSDGVDVRDVRVDRPQLGNALQRAESYLGLAGLAAVLLAGVAVAMSTRRYVERHLDTAALLRCFGASQRQLVSIFTLQLLGLALVASVIGALLGLVGQAVLLRLLVSFLPMTLPPPGLMPLGLGVFTALAVLVGFAGPTLLRIKQVSALKVLRRELDPLPPSAWLVVGVASIVFGGLLWLYSGSLVLAIALLIGGALLLGLLWLISAFLLSALLRGVQRIAGSNEWSQALRLGGRQLARRRQAGLGQLLAFSVTFFAMAMIVLVRGDLLSTWQDQLPENTPNYFAINIQPSERDPFEAVVSPRVETQSTLYPMVRGRVIAINDQPPEEAVPEDARGDGSLRRELNLTWQAELPDGNELVAGEWFSTAQASDVSQGWMSAVEATPQATPVPISMEDGLAERLGLGIGDEITFSVGSDEIATQITSLRSLHWDSFQPNFFVIFPPGVLEQFGHSYITAFHLPEAESDLIRELITDFPGVSLLNVDAILGQVRDVLSQVTRAVELVLALVLLAGVSVLYAALTASLPVRAHESGLLRVFGAGTRMISRVQGAEYALLGFASGLMGAVLAELATAALYIYWLDLTPTFHLGLWLLLPLGGAVLIGVIGHALSRGLRRQAPAASLGLLGEA; this is encoded by the coding sequence ATGAGTGATGTGAATTGGCGCTTAGCCATGCGCAGTCTTAAACGAGACCTTCGGGCTGCCGACGTTCGCGCTTTGTTTATTGCTCTGGTACTGGCCGTGGCGGCATCGACGATGATCGCTTTCTTTTTGGATCGTTTAGAACGTGGCTTGGAGCGGCAAGCAAGCCAAATGCTGGGCGGCGACTTAGTGTTAGAGCAGCGCGATCCTTTTTCGGAAGAGCTGCGGGCCAATCTTGAAAATGCCGGCTTTGCGTTAAGCGATCAGGTTGATCTCGTTTCCATGATTAGCCGCGGCGACCGCTTTCAGCCTGCGAGTCTCAAAGCGGTCGATGATGCTTATCCTCATTACGGCGTATCACACGTCGATTTTGGCGATGGCACGGAGGAAGTTGCATCAGGCCCAGCCCCCGGAGAAGCATGGGCCGATCCGCGCCTTATGCAATTAGTCGAGATACAGCTCGGTGATCAAGTACAGGTAGGCCAAACCGAGCTTATCGTGACGGGTATTGTAGAGCGTGAGGCAGACCAGTCCGCTGGGTTTAGCAATTTTAACCCGCGCTTAATGATGAACACCGCGGACGTGGAGGCGACCGGCCTAATCCAGCCTGGCTCACGCATAGAGTTTGAAATATTAGCGGCAGGCTCGCCTGCGGCGTTAGAGCAAGTTCAAGGCCTGCTGGCAGAACTACGCAGCGACGGTGTTGATGTTCGCGACGTGCGAGTCGATCGGCCCCAGTTGGGTAATGCTTTACAGCGCGCCGAAAGCTACCTAGGGCTTGCAGGGCTAGCCGCCGTACTGCTGGCAGGCGTTGCGGTCGCGATGTCGACCCGGCGCTACGTTGAACGTCACTTAGACACCGCCGCGCTGCTGCGCTGCTTTGGCGCCAGTCAGCGCCAGCTGGTCTCAATTTTCACCCTTCAACTACTCGGGCTGGCCCTGGTCGCCTCAGTGATTGGGGCGCTGCTTGGGCTTGTTGGCCAAGCAGTATTACTACGTCTGTTGGTAAGCTTTCTGCCCATGACGCTGCCACCACCGGGGCTGATGCCGCTAGGGCTTGGCGTTTTTACAGCGCTTGCTGTGTTAGTCGGGTTTGCTGGGCCAACCTTGCTGCGTATTAAGCAAGTTAGCGCGCTGAAAGTACTGCGCCGCGAGCTGGATCCTTTGCCACCTTCTGCATGGCTAGTGGTGGGGGTGGCGAGTATTGTGTTTGGCGGGTTGCTATGGCTTTACTCGGGCAGCCTAGTGCTAGCGATTGCGCTATTAATCGGCGGGGCGTTGCTACTTGGTTTGCTGTGGCTGATTAGCGCCTTTTTACTCAGCGCTTTATTACGCGGTGTGCAACGCATAGCGGGGAGCAACGAGTGGTCGCAGGCGCTACGTTTAGGCGGTCGTCAGCTGGCTCGCAGACGCCAGGCAGGATTGGGGCAGCTGCTAGCATTTTCGGTGACCTTCTTTGCGATGGCGATGATTGTATTGGTGCGCGGTGATCTGTTGAGTACCTGGCAAGATCAGCTGCCGGAAAATACGCCTAATTATTTCGCTATCAATATTCAGCCGTCCGAGCGGGATCCTTTTGAAGCGGTCGTTTCACCGCGTGTAGAAACTCAAAGCACCCTATACCCAATGGTACGCGGTCGCGTTATTGCTATTAATGATCAGCCCCCTGAGGAGGCCGTGCCAGAGGATGCGCGTGGCGATGGCTCGCTACGCCGTGAGCTAAATCTCACCTGGCAAGCAGAGCTGCCCGATGGTAACGAGCTAGTCGCCGGCGAATGGTTTTCGACAGCGCAAGCAAGCGATGTCAGCCAAGGATGGATGAGTGCGGTTGAGGCAACCCCGCAAGCAACGCCGGTTCCTATTTCGATGGAAGACGGGCTGGCGGAAAGATTAGGTCTAGGCATTGGCGATGAGATCACGTTCTCGGTTGGTAGCGATGAAATAGCGACGCAAATTACCAGCCTGCGTAGCCTTCACTGGGACAGCTTTCAGCCTAATTTTTTCGTTATCTTTCCGCCGGGTGTGCTGGAGCAATTCGGCCACAGCTACATCACGGCTTTTCATTTGCCTGAAGCAGAAAGTGACCTGATTAGAGAGCTGATTACCGATTTCCCCGGTGTGTCGTTACTCAACGTGGATGCCATCTTAGGCCAAGTGCGCGACGTGCTTAGCCAAGTGACGCGTGCCGTGGAGCTGGTGCTTGCGCTGGTACTCTTGGCCGGGGTTAGCGTGCTTTATGCGGCATTAACCGCAAGTCTTCCGGTACGCGCCCATGAAAGCGGTTTGTTGCGTGTCTTTGGAGCAGGCACTCGAATGATTTCACGAGTGCAGGGAGCCGAGTATGCGCTGCTAGGTTTTGCCAGCGGTTTGATGGGGGCGGTATTGGCGGAGCTTGCTACGGCGGCGCTGTATATTTACTGGCTAGACCTCACGCCAACCTTCCATCTAGGGCTATGGCTATTATTGCCACTCGGCGGGGCGGTGCTGATTGGCGTGATTGGTCATGCGCTTTCACGTGGGCTGCGTCGCCAAGCCCCAGCGGCCAGTCTAGGGCTTCTCGGGGAGGCATAG
- a CDS encoding ABC transporter ATP-binding protein, with translation MPYSSDQTENSVAHASSTSEPRPLTDTPAAHNVPHGVTGHPVLHADRLSKKVTSGERSLTILHDLSLSVEAGESVAILGKSGAGKSTLLGLLAGLDTPSDGELMLFGRALSRLDEDGRAALRAGRVGFVFQNFQLLPTLSALENVMLPLELSPRAGETQTATKWLARVGLGERVDHLPKQLSGGEQQRVAVARAFVTDPELVFADEPTGNLDPDTGAQIIDLLFTLNREAGTTLILVTHDHALARRCDRCLRLDQGKLEPFVPVAASIDEGTQ, from the coding sequence ATGCCTTACTCCTCTGATCAAACCGAAAACTCAGTTGCACACGCCTCGTCAACGAGCGAACCCCGTCCTCTTACAGACACTCCCGCAGCGCATAACGTTCCTCATGGTGTTACCGGGCATCCCGTTCTACATGCCGACAGGCTGTCGAAAAAAGTAACCAGTGGAGAGCGCTCGCTGACTATTTTACACGACCTGTCACTAAGCGTGGAAGCGGGTGAAAGCGTTGCGATTTTAGGCAAAAGCGGCGCGGGTAAATCAACGTTGCTGGGTTTGTTGGCGGGTCTTGATACACCGAGTGACGGTGAGCTCATGCTATTCGGTCGAGCGCTCAGCCGATTAGATGAGGATGGCCGGGCGGCATTAAGGGCGGGGCGAGTGGGCTTCGTGTTTCAAAATTTCCAGTTATTACCCACGTTGAGTGCGCTAGAAAACGTCATGCTGCCATTGGAGCTTTCACCCCGTGCCGGAGAAACTCAAACCGCCACTAAGTGGCTAGCGCGCGTAGGGCTTGGTGAGCGGGTGGACCATCTGCCTAAGCAGCTTTCCGGTGGCGAGCAGCAGCGGGTGGCGGTTGCTCGCGCTTTCGTCACGGACCCTGAACTGGTGTTTGCCGATGAGCCAACCGGCAACCTTGACCCGGATACCGGCGCTCAAATTATTGATCTGCTTTTTACCTTAAACCGTGAAGCAGGCACTACGCTCATTTTGGTCACCCACGATCACGCCCTGGCTCGCCGCTGCGACCGCTGTCTGCGCTTGGATCAAGGCAAGTTAGAACCTTTTGTGCCAGTGGCCGCCTCGATAGATGAGGGGACGCAATGA
- a CDS encoding arylesterase: MKHGIPKAWCGLNRMVTVWGLVLVAAWTSASVNAEPLNEDTRPTLLVMGDSLSAAYGLEREEGWVSLLAERLDDKAQVINASISGETTSGGLQRFTDIIGQRQPDIVLLELGGNDGLRGLTPNQMQANLASMIEQSQEAGAQVLLLGIDIPPNYGQAYRDAFTGVFHSLAEEYDVALVPFLLEDIALDTQLMQSDGIHPTAEAQPIILDNVWPALEALLEELSAEAQLS, translated from the coding sequence ATGAAGCATGGCATCCCTAAAGCTTGGTGTGGGCTGAATCGTATGGTAACCGTATGGGGGCTAGTACTGGTAGCCGCATGGACCTCGGCCTCAGTCAACGCAGAGCCTCTCAATGAAGACACGCGCCCTACTCTACTGGTAATGGGCGACAGCCTAAGCGCCGCTTATGGCCTTGAGCGTGAAGAGGGCTGGGTGAGCTTACTAGCCGAGCGCTTGGACGATAAAGCACAGGTTATCAATGCCAGCATTAGCGGTGAAACAACGTCTGGGGGCCTGCAAAGATTCACCGATATTATCGGACAACGACAGCCGGATATTGTTCTACTCGAACTGGGCGGTAACGACGGCTTACGCGGCTTGACCCCCAATCAAATGCAGGCAAACCTAGCCAGCATGATAGAGCAAAGCCAAGAAGCCGGCGCTCAGGTGCTGCTGCTGGGCATTGATATTCCACCGAACTATGGCCAAGCGTATCGCGATGCGTTTACCGGCGTATTTCACTCTTTGGCGGAGGAGTACGACGTGGCGCTAGTGCCCTTCTTACTTGAAGATATCGCCTTGGATACACAGCTGATGCAAAGTGACGGCATTCATCCCACGGCTGAAGCGCAGCCAATTATTTTAGATAATGTGTGGCCCGCGCTAGAAGCGCTGCTGGAAGAACTCTCAGCCGAAGCACAGCTGTCCTAA
- a CDS encoding glycosyl hydrolase family 8 — protein MWRRLMLSTGLIVCMLAGACAAQADTSWSVYKERFINANGRVIDTGNNNVSHSEGQGWGMMLAQHHNDQETFDQLWQWTRRHLSRPDVSLFSWRYDPRDKPAVRDLNNATDGDLFIAWALHLAAERWNNANYASASRSIRRAVLENLTYEIAGYQVLLPAIEGFRRDQEVDINLSYWFLPALRDFADIEPEQPWQRLIDDGVAVLDEARFGAYLLPTDWVVINQQGEVAPASNWAPRFSFDAVRIPLYFVWGGRDEARAIGSMTAFWNDPAHQPPSAWVDVESEERAEYPISRGVDAIRAYASGEQLPSATPQSEDDYFSATLLLLAHMAEDMR, from the coding sequence ATGTGGCGTCGGCTTATGTTAAGCACTGGGCTTATTGTTTGTATGCTGGCGGGTGCCTGCGCAGCCCAGGCAGATACGTCTTGGAGCGTATATAAAGAACGCTTTATCAACGCCAATGGACGGGTCATTGATACCGGCAATAACAATGTCAGCCACTCGGAGGGTCAGGGGTGGGGCATGATGCTTGCTCAGCATCATAATGACCAAGAAACGTTTGATCAGCTTTGGCAGTGGACGCGTCGGCACTTGAGTCGCCCTGATGTCTCTCTCTTTTCGTGGCGCTACGATCCCCGCGATAAGCCTGCGGTGCGTGACCTTAACAATGCGACGGATGGCGATTTATTTATCGCCTGGGCGCTACATCTGGCCGCAGAGCGTTGGAACAACGCTAATTACGCGAGCGCTTCTCGAAGTATCCGCCGCGCGGTGTTAGAAAATCTAACCTATGAGATTGCGGGCTATCAAGTGCTTCTGCCAGCGATAGAGGGGTTTCGACGCGATCAAGAGGTCGACATTAATCTTTCTTACTGGTTTTTACCGGCACTAAGGGATTTTGCTGACATTGAGCCTGAACAACCCTGGCAGCGCCTGATTGATGACGGCGTTGCGGTGCTGGATGAAGCTCGTTTTGGTGCTTATCTATTACCCACTGACTGGGTAGTTATTAATCAACAAGGCGAGGTTGCGCCAGCATCCAACTGGGCGCCTAGGTTTAGCTTTGACGCTGTGCGCATCCCGCTCTATTTTGTCTGGGGTGGGCGCGATGAAGCACGCGCTATCGGCAGTATGACTGCTTTTTGGAATGACCCTGCGCACCAACCTCCGTCAGCGTGGGTTGATGTCGAAAGTGAAGAACGTGCGGAATATCCAATTTCACGCGGCGTAGATGCAATTAGGGCCTATGCGAGCGGTGAACAACTACCCAGCGCAACGCCCCAATCAGAAGACGATTATTTTTCAGCGACGCTTTTGCTTTTGGCGCATATGGCTGAGGACATGCGTTAG
- the bcsD gene encoding cellulose biosynthesis protein BcsD, with protein sequence MNEPDNHSKHIEHYAQRHCSTQWRLFLELVFDELFNSAGKEESSGFWRHIGSRMALEMPMGECATLESLERAINEALDLLDWGYTSIIADNQKMRICHSACPIPGDSEERIDISLLAMSALLEGLYKGWLSQQGGDMEVPITCISRNVEQRECTFIYGR encoded by the coding sequence GTGAACGAGCCAGATAATCATTCCAAACACATTGAACATTATGCACAGCGCCATTGCAGCACCCAGTGGCGGCTTTTCCTAGAACTGGTTTTTGATGAGCTTTTCAACAGTGCAGGCAAAGAAGAGTCTTCGGGTTTCTGGCGTCACATCGGCAGCCGTATGGCGCTAGAAATGCCTATGGGCGAGTGCGCTACTTTAGAAAGCCTTGAGAGGGCCATCAATGAGGCATTAGATCTGCTAGATTGGGGATATACCAGCATCATTGCTGATAATCAAAAGATGCGGATTTGTCATTCTGCATGCCCTATCCCTGGTGACTCAGAAGAGCGTATCGACATCAGTTTGCTAGCAATGTCTGCCTTGTTAGAAGGATTGTATAAAGGGTGGCTAAGCCAGCAGGGTGGGGACATGGAGGTGCCGATTACCTGCATTAGCCGCAATGTTGAGCAGCGTGAATGTACCTTTATTTATGGACGTTAG